The Triticum urartu cultivar G1812 chromosome 5, Tu2.1, whole genome shotgun sequence genome contains the following window.
TGTTTATTTGTGTCAATGCCGTGCTAGTGATTTACTCGTGGATTAATTTAATCGAGAAATTGCCTATTTACTCAACAGTACATACAAATCCTAGCGTAGCTCCGCCCATGCTTACTACCTTCTCCAAGTGGGTGCGCCAAAGGCATGAAACCGATGGGCCTTCACATGATGAAGTGAGCACAAACTCATGGTCTTGTGAATAACATGTAAAAAGTTAAAAACTAATCTAAACAAAATTATGACAATAATAAAAACAAGTCCACATAAATTGTGTATCCCCACCTAGATTTGGGTCTTATGTCGTGCATGCACTCACCACGACCAACCAGTTTTGAAACATATTTAATATACTCATTTGTGGAGGGAGATTAAAAGTCACATAGACCGTCGACTAGTGTGGCTCATGAGCTACACATTCTGTTCAAGGTTTTTGTCTAGTGTTGATAAACTACATGTATTTGTAGGAATGACATATCTACAAAAGAAATTATCATCTATTCATACACGAGTTAGAACTCCTCTATATCACTCAACCCTTAGTCGTATGGGGAAGGAAATCGCGTCCGAATAAGGCAGAAATCGCCTGGAATCATGGGTATGATAGACATAATAGAAGTGAGAACACAAGCATGCATGGAGGTGGATGGTTTGGCTTCATCCTTATAGTTGGGAGTATATGCAATGCATCTAATTCCATTTTTGCTTCTGATTGACGGGACACTCTTATTCATCTTTTTGTTGAGATGTTAATGAGGCCCCATCATTGAACCACCACCAAAGACTCAAATATGAAGTTGAAGTTCATGATCATCGACAATGCATGCAATCCTAGTGTAGCTCCGCCCATGCGTGCTACCATTTCCAAGGGGCATCACTTCAACAGTGCATGCAACCATCCACATACCATCGTTACTTGTGCTACCATCTCCAAGTTGAAGTTGCTAGCCCTCTTGATATGCTGGACGAAATGATAATCAACAATATGCTAAAGAGAAGTGTTATGCACACGACATATGTATGATTGAACAAGTCGCCAGCCACTGGATTGTTATGTCGTTCGTAAATTATGCACTTGTATCGTGCATCCGCAGTTTCGTACGCTAAATCATCGACGGGGAAGACAGAGTATATCCaacaaagaggaaaggagtgagCAATGTGATAGTTGCGCtttggaggggggggggggggggggggggggggggggggtgaaggCTAGGTTTTGACTATGGATAACTATTGTACGGAGCGCTAAGTTTGTCGCAAGTTGGTAGTTACAGACCATTTGTCACGTCAAAAAATATGGAATGGGGATGATTTCATATTATAATACGATGGTTGCGAAAGCTATATGGTTCAGGCTTTGCTAATGGTATTAATAGGTGTGTTAGGATCTAAGTCAAGGTAACAGGGTGTGTCAGGACGTAAGTTGAGGTGATTCCGCGCGTCCTCCTCCTACCATCGTTACTTGTCACCGCCGCAATCATCCATTTAAGCCCCTTGATGTGCAACAACCCTGACGATCACCCACAGCCCCCGATCCGCACCTATCAGACTGTTTTCTCGCCTCTGCCTAGGACTCCGTAGCTTGTTGTTGGTCATAGCAGCGTCCCCTTATCCGACGAGGTCCTAGCTCGACCTTGCTGTGGTGGCCGCTTGCCATGTTGCCTCCAGCTTGGGCCTCTAGCAATGTAAAAAAATGACTACGTGCAATAATTTTGCAGGTGCCTGATATCTAGCAAACATGCATATAAATGACGTAGAAGTCCTCTTTCATAATATGAAAGGTCGTCAATGGAAGTTCAATTACATTCTCATTCCCTTTAACAAATACTATTGTGAAAATATCACAGCTGGTGAAGTTCGGTTGTAGCGTCACGGTTCTTAATAGATTGGTCATAACTCCCCTAAAAAAAGATCGATCAGAACAATAGTTAGCATCACCCTATATGCCACAAAGGTGACCTAACCTTTTTTTTCCCTGTATCTATACCCTTGTATAgtggcctcctttggttcatagggtagaaAAATCATAAAAATAGGAAAGTCacaggaaatgagatgacatgtatctaaAATTCTATGAATAGAAATATGAAAGAAGATGCCCTATACTATAagattcctacaaaccaaagaaGGCCTAACTTTGAATATCAGCCGTTGGATATGCTCCATCGAATGGTTGAGAGACGGCAAATCCAAACAAATATATCCTTTGGATAAAGTTTTCATCTCACGGGATTCTGCCATGTGGCTTGTTAATTGAATCCCCACTATCATCTCATATTATTCTAGAGGCATCTCTTTCCCATGCCAAAAATCTGATTCTCCACTAAAAAGAAGCAACAGAACAATCTAGATTCTATAGAGTTGGGCCCTGACTAGTACTTTTTTCGTCTGAAAAACCTTGTTCTTTGAATGGACGTATCTAATAATAAAAAATCAGAAGGACAAATTTTTTCAAACGGAGGAAGTATGTTTGTACGGAAGAAAATAAAATGTCGAGAATGCATTTCCCCTGCTATTATATATTTCCTGACGTGCACATCTAATTTAACAGTACCGATGAAGTACGTACTCGTATGTGCTAGAGTACACACCCCACGCACGTCTCAGCTCTGAAAGATTTGGTGCGATCAAATATCTTTTCACAGACTCTAGAACCTTCCAGGCCCTTCCTGCCCCACGCTCACGCCGCCGTCCAACTCTGGTGTCAGGATTAAATTAATGGATACATCGCcgactccggccaccgccctcgCGGGCAAGCAGCGGCGCGCCGCCACGCGCGCCTTATGGCGTGACAGGTGACGCCGCACCACACGTTCCCCGCCGGTCGACCGCGCTACGTACGACGGAAAATATCCAGTCGAACTATCTGCCAAAATAATATAATATCCGAGCTCGATCTAATCCGTCACGTCACGGACGTCGCGGTGGCCTCCGACGATTGGTCCGCAGACGCCAGAGGTCGGCCAGCCCCCACCAACTTGGCACACACGTATGCGTATGCTCCGCCCGCAGCAACACgcacgccaccgcctcctccagCCCACACAACCTATATATAACTGCGGCCGCCCATGAGAGTATCCATCCATTCTTTCTACCGAGTTCTCATCACAGATCAACGGCACAACAGAGCATCGATCGAATTGCGGATCACAGCGGATCATCAAGACAAGCAGCAAATCCATGGGAGTGGGGATGAAGCGCGCGAGGGAGGAGGAGCCAGTTGTGTCTCTGGCGCTGTCGCTCAGCACGGACTCTCCGACGACGTCCAGCACGACGTCGGACAACTCGACCGGTGTCCCGGCGGCGGCCGCCAGGAAGAGGACGCGGCGGGGGAGAGTTGTGTCCACGTCTGGGGAAGGGGAGTTCGTCTGCAAGACTTGCGGCCACATGCGCCGGCACCGCGAGGAGATGGCGGTCCGCAGCGGCAGCGCCATCGACCGGTGGGTCGCGCTGACGGATCAGGAGGCTAGGCACCAGGACGGCgccgaccggcctcccgtcttgCTGGAGCTGTTCGTCTAGTTAGCTAGCTCGATCTCTCTGCTTTCTAATTCAGGACTTGTACAGATCTTCAGAATGATATGTTAGGTTAGTTGTGTCTTCAGAATGAGATAGCTTAATTGTCCGATCGACTGGGGAGTATAGTATATATTTTTGCGGGGCCATCTTGTATATGATCACAGTTCACAAGTCCAATTCAGAGCCTAAATTTGTACTCCAAATTCTGCAATATAAAGCTGCCTTTACAACTTAAGATCGTCGAGACGTTAACAGTATACTGGTGTCCGGAATATCAAGTGGTTTGAGATCTAGAAACCACGATCCTACTCCCtcgcaaaaaagaaaagaaaaaaagaaaccACGATCCTACTACCTGTGTTTTATTCGTGTTCCATCTGTTCGAAAAGAGGTGCCATACCgtttcaaaaaagaaaaaaaaaacagcTGCAATAAGTCTATATCCTGACAGAGTGacacatcgagagagatatgagCACACTATTGACAAATGTCGACATTGTGCAAGTGGAGAAGGAAATGAGAATCGAGAAAGATGCTATAAATATCGAGTAAGATATAGTCACTTCTGAATATCGATTAATGTTTATCTGATCGATACACTCCACACCAGAAAGCAGACATAGTTAAACGTAAGGCATGACGGTGACTAGTAGGAATATCAAGCAACTCTAACCGATCACAATACTTAACACCTACTAATAAGCGACATTTTCAGATCAGATTTATAGATCATATTGATTTTAGCTTTTATGCTTCAACCAGACAAGAATAGCTAGCAACATTTTAGCTTTTATGCTTCAATCGACGACGCGTCCTCGCTACCACGTAAACCGAGGCAGAGATCATCTGAACTGACGATCGATGAGCTGTGTACGTACGTCAATGGGCAACGAATGTCTTACTAATAGTATCATACCTGTCTTTGTTTTAGAAAATTATTGTAAGTACCATACCTGATCCTCAAAACGAAAAAGAATTAGTACCATAGTACCTGTCATGTGAAACCTTAATTACATGCACACGGAACACGCTCGCACACACGTGCACGCACCACTTTCCTGGATGTttacaagaatgaacgaatgaatgaATGCAGAATGTATTTTGAGCGAGCGCGTGGCGCACGTGGAAAATTCCGCAAGACATACAAGTAAACAAGCCGACGACCAAGCCATTGCTTCCATACCCGGCCTGGAGTAGACGACCGACCGACCAAAAAAAGCAAGCCGAATCAGGTAAGGTTGGACCGTTTATACAGTAAAATAAATGC
Protein-coding sequences here:
- the LOC125506274 gene encoding uncharacterized protein LOC125506274, which translates into the protein MGVGMKRAREEEPVVSLALSLSTDSPTTSSTTSDNSTGVPAAAARKRTRRGRVVSTSGEGEFVCKTCGHMRRHREEMAVRSGSAIDRWVALTDQEARHQDGADRPPVLLELFV